CGATCCATTTCGAGAAACTTTCCCGAACTCAAAATGCGAGGCTCTCGAAGAACGAGTTTGTTGTCCCGGTAGGTTTCGCGGATATATTCGTTTAGATATACGGAAAGAATTTGGAACGGATCTTTTTCCGAAGCGATTTCCTGATCTTTGAGAAACGTGAATTCTCGATTTTTGAAATATTCCAATTCTTGAAAGAAGGAATGTTCCGATTTCGGAACACAGATTTCCGAGGGTCTGAACTTTTCGAGTTCCGCTACGAGTCGTTCGATTCCGGTGATCGAAGCGGAGGAATAAAAAACTTCTCCCGTGGAGAAATCGGCCATCGCGAAATAGATCAGACTTTTTTTGAGATGTAAAACGGCGAGATAGTTGTTCTGAAATCCGGAAAGAAGATTCTCTTCGATGACAGTTCCCGGAGTGATGATCCGCACTACATCCCGTGTCATGAGTTTGGAGCCGGGTTCGTCCGGTTTGGATTGTTCGCAGATCGCGATCTTTTTTCCCGCGTTTAAAAGACGGGAGATGTAATTGTCCTTGGAATGATACGGAATCCCGCACATAGGAACCGCGTTTTGCCGTTTGGTAAGAGCGATGTCCAAAATGGAAGAGGCAACTTTCGCATCCTCCAGAAACATCTCGTAAAAATCTCCCATACGAAAGAAAAGGATCGTATCGGGAAAATCCTTTTTGATCGCGAGGAATTGTTTCATCATCGGAGTGTTCAGCGCATCCGCGAGATCGCTCCAGTATTCTGCAGAGGTTCCTGTGGTTTCCAAACTCATAAGGCCGATTTTGCGTTCCTGATAAATTGAATTACTTTTTGTGCGTCCTTGATTCCGGGAGAAGATTCCACTCCGCTGGCGACGTCCACTCCGAACGGACGAACCGATCGAATCGCCTGAGCGACGTTAGACGGAGTAAGGCCCCCGGCCAAGAGAAAGTTTCGTTCGATTCCTTGAACGTATTCCCAATTGAATGTTTCTCCGGTTCCTCCGCCCGCGCCCTTGGAATAACTATCCAAGATCAGAAGTTCGCCCGGAACGACGGACTGGAGATCTTCGTTCGTGATCGGTGCGGAAACCCGATACGAACAAATCTGTCTTTTCCGGAAGAGTGTTTCCCGAATGCTCGGCGTTACGCTTGTATCGTCCCAAACCCATTGGATAAAATCGTGATCGAGAGAAGAGATCACGGTTTTCATTTCTTCGAGGGAATTCTTATAGAATAAGAGTACGATCTCCGGAGAATTCTCCTGCGAACGATAGAATTCCACGATCTTGCGCGCTTCGGCGAGTTCGATTTTTCTGGGACTGGAAGGCACGAAATTGAGTCCGACGTAATCGGCTCCTTCTTCCCTGCAGATGCGTGCGATTTCCAGATCGCGAATTCCGCAGATTTTGACTTTTGCTGTTTCGTTTGAATGGCGATTCATGGACGGAAGTTTTTCCAGTCTTCCCGAGGGGTTTTGTGAGATCACGTACTTTAACACTGGTCAGTTTCCGCGGGCGACGCAGAATCGGATTCGATGGCCATCTTTCATTCTTTCCCGATCGCGGAAGGGAAAAAAATCAAGATTCTGATCGCGGGCAAAAAGGATCTTCCGAACGAATCGTTAGACCTCCAAACCCAAAAGCGTGAAATCGCAAAGCTCACCGGAGTTTCCGAATCGAACGTTTTTATTCTGGATCAGGTTCACGGTGATACGGTGTTCGACGCGGACCGGTCGGATGCTTCTTCCTTTGAGAAAGGAGACGCGTGGATCGGCGATGCTTCCGGGAAAATTCTCTGCATCAAAACCGCGGATTGTTTGCCCTTATTTTTTTGGTCCGAACAAAGTCCTAAGTTTGTCGCGATTCACTCCGGTTGGAAGGGAACGTTAGCCGGAATTACGGAAAAAACTTTGCGGCTTGCGTTCGACCGATCGATTCTTTCGAACGGTACTCTGCTCGGATATCTCGGACCCTGTGCGAGCGGTCTTCGTTACGAAGTGGGAGAAGACGTAGCTTTGTTGTTTCGGGAGGAATTTCCGAACTGTTTGCAGGAAACAAAGCCGGGTAAGTTTCTGCTGGATCTGGAATCGTTTTTGAAATTTCGTCTGGAGAAGAACGGCATTTCCGTCGTGTTGCAATCCGAACGGATCTGTACGATGGAGAAGGATTCAGACTTCTTCAGTCACCGTCGAAAGGATGTGGGAAGAAATCTGAATCTGATTTGGAAAGAAGGTTAGACTTTCGGAACCTTCTTGATCGCGGCGTTGACCTTTTCCAAAACCTTCTCGCGTTTGACCGGTTTCGGAATGTAATCCATCGCGCCTTCGTCGATCAGGTTTTTCAATACTGCGGGAGTGTTTTCCTCGGATACGATGATGATTCTCGGAAGAACTCCCTTGTCCTTGATTTCAAAGAAGGTCGCATAACCGTCCATCACGGGAAGGTTCAAGTCGAGAGTGATCAGATCCACGAGTCTGTGTTGATCGTAGAGCTGTACGAGTTCCTTTCCGTTTTCCGCAAATCCGATCACTTGATAACCTTCCGATTCCAAGATTTGCGCCAATTGTTTGGCCTGAAATCTGGAGTTCTCGGCGATCAAAACTTGATACGGTCTTCCGTTGGGAGCTACACCTGCTTTCATTGTTTACCTCTTTTTAGAGAAAGGATTCGATGACTTGACCGATTTCCTTGGTTCCGACTACGGTCGATCCCGCTTCGGCGATGTCTCTGGTTCTTTTGCCGGAGGCGATCGTTTTGCGAACCGCGCTTTCGATCTTGGCCGCTTCTTCTTCCATAGAAAAAGAATAGCGCAACATCAATGCGGCGCTGAGCACCTGTGCGATCGGATTCGCCACTCCTTTGCCTGCGATGTCCGGTGCGGAACCTCCGGAAGGTTCGTATAAACCGAAACCGGATTCCGAAAGGGAAGCCGAAGGCAACATACCGATCGAACCCGTGATGATGGAAGCCTCGTCGGAAAGAATGTCTCCGAACATGTTTTCGCAAAGAACCACGTCGAATTGTTTCGGGTTTACGATCAGCTGCATCGCCGCGTTGTCCACGTAAAGATGATTCAATTGGACGTCGGAAAATTCTTTCTTATGCAAATCGATTACAACTTCTTTCCAAAAAACGGAGGTCGTCAAGACGTTTGCTTTGTCGATGCTTGTCACTTTATTATTTCTTTTGCGGGCGGCTTGGAAGGCGACTCGTGTGATTCGTTCGATCTCCCTTCTGGAATACTTCATCGTGTCGTACGCGAATTCTTCCTGACCCGATCCTTCTCTTCCTTTCGGCTGTCCGAAGTAGATTCCGCCGGTCAATTCTCGCAGGATCAAAATGTCCAATCCGTCCCCGATGATGTCGGCGCGAACGGGGGAAGCCTTTTTCAATTCGGGATAGATGATCGCCGGTCTGATGTTTGCAAATAAGTCGAAGTGTTTTCGGAGAGGGAGAAGCGCTCCTCGTTCCGGTTGTTTTTCCGGAGGAAGACTTTCCCATTTCGGTCCGCCCACGCTTCCGAATAAAATCGCCGAGGATTCTTCGCAGAGTTTGAGCGTTTCGGGAGGAAGCGGATGGCCGGTTTTATCGATCGCGATTCCGCCCACGTATCCTTCCTTAAAATTAAACTCGGAAGCCTTCGCACCGAGAGCCTTTTTCAAAACGGAGAGGGCTACCTCCATTACTTCCGGTCCGATTCCGTCACCGGAAAGTACAGCTACGTTCTTCATTCTTTTATTGGATCCTTTTTAGTTTTGTTTGAGTACGGATTCGAAGATGTCCAATCCCTGATTTAAGAAATCGGAGGAGATCGTGAGAGGAGGCATGATCCGAATCACATTGTCCGCCGTCGCGTTCACCACGAGTCCTGCCGCGAGACAAGCTTCCGCGATCGGTCTGGAAGGAACTTTCAGCACGACTCCGATATGAAGACCCTTTCCTCTAACTTCGGAAATGACCGGATAACGTTCCTTCATGTCGTTCAATCTTGTAAACGCGATGTCCGAACAAAGATTCACGTTGTTCAGGATTTCTCTGGTCTGGATGATGCGGATGGTTTCGTACGCGATCGCCGCCGCGAGGTGATTTCCTCCGAAGGTAGAACCGTGAGAACCTTGTGTGAACAGGTCTTGGTATTTTTCTCCTACGATCAAAGCTCCGATCGGAAAACCCGATCCGAGTCCTTTGGCAAGAGTCATCGCGTCCGGTGAAAATCCCATCGTTTCAAAGGCGAATAACGTTCCGGTTCTTCCGATTCCGGTTTGAATTTCGTCGAAGATCAAAAGGGCGTCGTTTTCCGCGGTCAATTCGCGGGAAAGGGTTAAGAAGCTGTTGGAAAGGGGAATGATTCCGCTTTCTCCTAAGATCGGTTCTTCGATCAAGGCTACGATTCTTCCCTGATATCTTTCGAAGGCGGCGACGAGTGCTTCGTCGTTGTTCGGTTCAATGAACTCGATTCCTTTGAGAAGTTCTCCGTAACCCTTTCTGATTTTGTCCTGACCGGTTAAGCTCATCCCGGAAACGGATCTTCCGTGGAAACTTTTTTCCAGAGAAAGAATGATCGGGTCCACGATGCTTTTGGAAGTCGCGTATTTTCTAGCGAGTTTGAACGCGCCTTCGATCGCTTCGGTTCCGGAGTTGGTCAAAAACACTTTTCCGGGAAACGAATTGAGAATCAAAAGCTCCGCGAGTTTGGCCGCTTCTTCGGAGTAGAATAGATTCGAAGTGTGAAAGAGTTTGTCCGCTTGGGAACGAACGACTTCGATGATATCCGGATCGGCGTGGCCGAGATTGGTGACCGCGACCCCGCAGTGAAAGTCGATGTATTGTTTATTGTCAAAGTCGAATAGAAGTTCGTTGACCCCGTAACGGAACGCGACGTTGTAACGAGAGTATGTGTTGAGCAGATAATGATCCGCTAATTCTTTGGTGTGTTCAAAGAGTTCCTTGTGAATGTCCGTTTCGTTCATGAGAGTCCCGCCAATTTTAAAAATATTTCTTCGGAGGCTTTGATCTCGCCGAGCAGATCAGCCGTGAGAGTCCGAATCTCTCCTTGGTTTTTCGGAGCATTCAGACTTTGAAAGGAGGAATAGATCTTGATCTTCGGTTCGGTTCCGGAAGGACGAATCGTGAGCTTTGCGTTTCCTTCCAAAACGACTTGGATCACGTCGGAAGAAGGACAACCCGCGAATGCCGATTTGGAAGCGTTTCCTTTTGCGGTCTGGGTTTTGTAATCCAGAACGCCCACGATCTTTCTCTGATGGATTTGTTTTCCCAAAAGATCCACGGTTCGCAGAGATTCCAAGGATTTGCGGATCTTTTCTTTACCGGCGCTTCCTTCGAGTGTGAGAGATTTAAGACTTTCCTGAAAGAGGCCGTATTTCAGATAGATCTCGTCCATGTATTGCAGAAGGTCTTTTTTTTCGGTAAGAATTTCCAATAGGAGAAGGGCGGACGATAACGAATCCTTATCTCTCACGAAAGAAACAGGGAGATATCCGAAGGATTCTTCCCCGCCGAACAAAAAGAAATCGGTTTTGCTTTTGTCGATCTTTGCCATCACCTGCGCGATGAACTTGAATCCGGTTAATACGTTTTTGTATTTTACCTTGTTTTTCTTAGCGATGTTTTCTTGAAGATCCGTAGTTACGATGGTCTTGATCAATACTGCCTTTTTCTTTTTTTTGCCGGAGGCGTACGCTTCACAAAGATACGCGGCCATGATCGAGCCGATTTGATTTCCGTTTAATAAGACGTATTCTCCCTTGGAGTTTTTCACTCCGATTCCGAGTCGGTCCGCATCCGGGTCGGTTGCGATGAACGCGTGCGCGCCCTTTGCGATCGCGAACTTCTTGGAAAGTTCCATGGCCTCCGGTTCTTCGGGGTTCGGATATTTTACGGTGGGGAATTCTCCGTTCGGATCTTTTTGTTCGGGAACTAAGAATACGTTTTTGTATCCGAATCCGTTTAAGAGTTCCTTCATCGCTTTTCCGCCTGTTCCGTGTAACGGGGAATAAACGACCTTCAGTGCGGCTCGTTCTTTCGGTTTTAGGGAAGAGGAAAGGATTCCCGCTTTGGAAAGTTCCTTTTTGTAGGAAGCGAAACAGTCCTTGCCCGCGGGTTTTACCATCTTCTTATACAAAGGATCTTTCGGAGAAAGAATCGAAATCGAATTCCAATCGTGGATCGACTCGATTTTAGAAATGATCTTTTTATCATCCGGAGGTACGAGTTGTCCTCCGTCCGCGAGATAGGCTTTGAACCCGTTGTAATCGGGCGGATTGTGGGAAGCGGTGATTACGACTCCGCCCGTGGCCTTGTAATAACGGATCGCATACGAAAGAAGCGGGGTCGGAGTCACCTCGTTAAAAAGAATCACCTTCACTCCGAGAGAAGCGGCGATGCCCGCGGTGACTTCCGCAAATTCTTTGGATCTTCTTCTCGAATCGTACGCGATTACGATGGAAGCCTTCTTCGTTTTTTTAGAAAGATAACCTACGAAACCGAGAGCCGCCCGGCCCACGGTGAACTCGTTCATTCTTCCGATTCCGTTTCCGAGTCTTCCGCGCATGCCTCCCGTTCCGAATTCGAGAGGAACGGAAAAGGCTTCTACGTCGGGACCGGATTCTCCATTGGAGAATTTTTCCAGAGCGCGGGTCGCTTCCGTTCGAACTCCGCTCGGGAAGGGATCTTGTGTCCAGGAGTGAATGAGGGATTCGGGATGATTCATAGTACTTGCGGATTTCCGATATTTTTTTAAGAGGATTAAATTCATAAAAATCGCCTTTCCCTGAGGTTCAACCCTAATTTTAGCCGATTCTAAAAGTATGGAATCTTACGAATTCAATCAGGACGAAAACAGAGAATTCATCGGTTTGAGCCGCGTTTTAAAACTTGCCTCCTTCTCTTTTTTCTGTCTTTCGGGTGTGTCTTTCTTTTCCACGTTTGTTTCGAACGAAACGGGGAAACTCGTTTTGTTTCTCGTGCCTGGAATTCTTTTTTTATTGGCCGGTCTTTGGAGTTACAGTGCGGCGATTTCTTTCAAACGGATTACGGATACGAAGGGAGAAGATTTGGATTTCTTACGGATCGGTCTTCGTAGTTTACGAATTCATTTTTGGATTCAGATTTCTTTCGGATTTCTTGCAATTCTGTTTCTTTTGAGCGGAGCCATTCTTACCCTTGTCTCTTGATGCAACCCGGAGAATTCTGGATCGAGGAACGACTCGAGAAATATAGAAAAACCGCGCCCTGCAATCTGGGAGAAAGCGGGGTTCGCAATCGAACCTTCGGAGAACTTCTTTCCGCTCTGGAACTTTCTCCCGATGTTTTGAATTCGATTTCTTTGGAAGACGCTCCCAACCGAGGCGATCTTACTCTTCGGGAAGAAATCGCGAAGTTATATGCCGGTTTGCACGCGGATCGGATTTTGGTCACGACCGGAACCGGAGAAGCTCTGTACATTCTCTTTCATCTTCTATGCAAAAAAGGTTCGGTGGTTTCGTATCTCGATCCTGCCTTTCAAGCGTTATACGAAATCCCGAAGATGATCGGAGCCGTTTTGGAGCCGGTTTCTCTTTTGGAAACGATGGATCAAAATCCCGATTCTTCTCTGCCTGAATTCTGCGTTTGGGAATTGTTTGCGAGAGGGAAGAATCTAGTAATCTTCAATCATCCTCACAATCCTTCCGGTCTTTCTTTACGCGCGGCTGAAATCGAACGACTACGGGAATTCGCGTCCGAACACAAAGGCTGGATTTTGTTCGACGAACACTATCGGTTTTTAGATTTTCAAAACGATCTTTCTTGGACGGGCGCCGGTTTGAACGAAAGGACGGTCAGTACAGGTTCGATCACCAAGTGTTTTGGTGTGATGGGACTTCGGATTGGCTGGATGACCGGGCCGGTCGAATTGATCGAACGAGCGCGTTCGTTTAAAGACTATCTAACGCACACTGTTTCTCCGATTTCCGAGTTTTTAACGCTTCAGATTCTGAAGAATCGGGAACGATTGATCTCTCCGATCAAAACATCCATTTTACAGAATATTCAAAATTTCGAAAGCGTTTGGCGCGGTCTCCCCGGTTTGGAATCCTTTGTTCCCCCCGGAGGCGGAGTGGTCTCCTTCGTGAAGCTAAAAAAAGGAATCGATTCGTCGAAGTATGCGGACGCATTGATTTCCCAGTGCGGAGTTTTTGTTTTGCCGGGCCGCGATTTTGAATGCGAAGGTTGGATTCGGATCGGTTTTGGAGAAACGAACGAACGGTTTCAAGCGGGAATAGATCGCTGGAAAGAATTGAAACTCTAATTCAGCGGTCTTGTCGGAACACCGATAAAAAAAAGAATTCAGTCGTCCGAGCGGATTTTTCAAAGTTCCGACAAGATTCTCAAAGATGACTTGCAAAAACGAAAACCGAGATCGTTTAAACCGGGATCCAATAAAAAATCGGAATGTTCAAAAAAACAAAAGCGAAAACGACCTAAACCTTTTTCAAAATCCTTTCAACCATCGATTTGCAAACACCATCGGATGGACGGTTAAAATCGCGCGTTGGAAAAAACGGGCCTGTAAAAAGTCGCTCTTCAAATGAAACTTTCTTCCGCCGACTTGCAGGAACTCGGAATCGTAGGATTCTTGCGTTTCGCTTTCGATCTTAAAACGGATTTCTTTGTTCAAGATTTTGAATATTTGTTCTTTGGCGGAACTCTTCCAGTGAAATTCCTGAGGAAACAAATTGCGTTCCTTCAACCAAAGAGGAAGATTCTTTCTTTCTAATTTAGAAGGAAAGAATGTACCCAGGTAATACGATTCCGGATTTGCCAAATCCACGCTCTTGTCCGAGGATTCCCGCAAATAACCGAGCGCGTAGAGATCGCAAAACGCAAGTTCGGGAGAATAGGATTCGTCGTAGAATTCCTGTTTGGAAAACGAGGAAACGCGCGCTGCGACAAAGCGCAGTTTGATCTTCTTCGAACTTCCGAACGGAATCCACGAAACGGGTAAGGAAGATTTCCATTCTTCCCAGGGATAGAATTCTTCCCAGAGAACGAGCGAATGCAAAAATAAATGATACGGTTTCGGCGAAGCCGTGCTCATGAGATCGGGAGAATTTTGAGCTTCGGAAGGTTCGGATTCCGCTTTGGCAAAAAATTTCTTCCAAGGTTTTTCGTGAAGGGAAAGCAGGGACTTGTGTAAGAGCTTCCAAATTCTATACTTGGTCTGTTCGGGAAAACTCGAATGAAGCTTTTGTTTGATCCGAACCTTTTGTTTTCCGCCCGCGAACGCGCTCGTCTCCACTTCCACCGCGCCCGCGAACCGGGGAGGAACTCCGTTTTCCAAAGGAAGATTGGTTTCGTAGAGAAGATGTTGGACCTGTCTTGGATCCACGATCTGCTCCTTGGTGAATTCTTCGTGAAGAATCGGTTGCAGTCGTCTTTCGATTCGGACTCGTTTGCTTTGAAAGAAGGGAAGAAGATTGACCTTCCAAATTCGATCCAAGCGAAGCTGAAGGTTTGTAAAAAAGGTTCTGAACATCGGCGGGGTTTGAGGGTTAGTTTTTTGTCTCCGGGAAGATTCTCCACTGAAAAAAGAAAAAAGTCTTCCAAAATCCTTCCTAAACGCCAGAAATTCGGCGGAAAGGTTGACAGGGAGAGGCGTCGATTGATCCTGTCCTTACTATGGCCAGAAGATGTGAAGTAACCGGGAAGGGCACTGTAGCCGGAAACAACGTTTCCCATTCCCACATTAAGACAAGAAGAACCTGGAAGGTGAATCTTATCAAAAAAAGAATCTTTTTGGAAGATGAGAACCGTTGGGTTACAGTTCGTCTTTCTACCAGAGCTCTTCGTACTCTGAGAAAAAAAGGAATTAAGGCCGCCATCAAAGATAACGGCGGATCCTTGGGCGTTCTTGCTCCAAAAAAATACGCGGGAATCCAAAAACAGGCCCCTAAAAAAGCCTGATCCTGCGTTTCTAAAGTGGTTTTCCCGAATCTTTTCTCTTCTTAGAAAAGAATTCGGGGAGGTCGCAACCCCCCTTCATTTTCAAAAAGACTACGAACTCGCGATTGCCGTGATCCTTAGTGCGCAATGCACGGACGAACGAGTCAATCAAGTCACCCCGGCTCTTTTTAAAGCCTTTCCCAGTTTAGAATCCTTTGCAAACGCCGATCTGAAAGAGATCGAAACGCTGATCTTTTCCACGGGCTTTTACCGCAATAAGGCGAAGTCGATTCAAGGTTTTGCCAAGAAATTGTTAAACGACTTCGGCGGTAAAATTCCGAAAACGATCGCGGAGCTGATTACGCTTCCCGGTTTCGGAAGGAAAACGGCGAACGTAGTTTTGTCGGAAGTGCACGGTCGTGTGGAAGGAATCGTAGTCGATACGCACGTAAATCGGATTTCGAAAGTGCTGGGTCTTACCACCAAGACCGATCCGGTTCAAGTGGAGAAGGATCTGATGGCTCTTCTTCCCGAAAAGTATTGGAGGGATATTTCCTTATATCTCATCTTTTTGGGTAGAAAAAGCTGCAAGGCTCATCGAAGATTCTGCGAAGATTGTATCTTAAAAAAAGATTGTCCCTCGTCCTCAGTCGTATACGGAGCTTAATAGAATATGGAAGTATTTATCGATCAAAAATTGGAAGGAATGGAACTCGCGACGCAGCATATCGTGATGTCGAGGGATCTCAATCAGCACGGATTTCTTTTCGGAGGTCAGATGCTTGCGTGGATCGACGAAGGATGCGCGATGTATGTGATGGAAAAGATCCGCTATTCCAATATCGTCACGGTGAGTATGGCGGATGTAGTATTTAAAAGTCCGGGGCTTCTCGGGGATATCATCCAGATTTTTTCCAAGATCGACAAGATCGGAAACAGTTCGATCACGATCCGAAACACGTCCATCGGAAAAAGTCAAAGCCGCAAAGAACTCAAAGAAATCATCGATTGTAAGATCACGTACGTTTGTCTGGATGAAAACGGAAAACCGTTTCCGTATTTCCGCGATCATTTCGAACTTCAGGATCTGAAGTAAGACCGTCATGGCCTCTCGTTTTCCCGTTTCGGTGGAAAAAGAATCCAAACTTCTGGAACTGATGGAAGTTCTTCAGATTAAGGAAACCGATCTGGAGGAAAGTTTTACAAGAAGCGGAGGCAAGGGCGGTCAAAACGTAAATAAGGTTTCGACGGCCGTTCATCTCAAACATAAACCTTCGGGGATCGAAGTCAAATGTTCCTTGTATCGAACACAGGGACTCAACCGGTATAAGGCCCGCGCCATTCTTTGCGAAAAAGTCCAGGAAGAGAATCGAAAGAAAGAAGGCGTCTTAAGCGACGAACGAAAAAAAACGATTCGAAACAAACAGAAGGACGCAAAACGAAAGAAGGAAAAGTATTCCAGAAAGAGTCAAAATTCTTCTTCCATTCTTTCCGAACCGGAAGAAAGTTTTGAAGAAGAACGGGACGATTCGGATATTTCGGATGAAAGAGAAGTCGAAAGCTGAAACAAACGTTTTGAATCGGAGATTTCGTCTAACTAGTGTTTATGCCTGAAATTCTCAATCATACCCTCATTCTGGAAAAGATCAAAAACCTCGGCGCTTCTCCGGGTTGTTATCTGTGGAAGTCCAAAAAGGGAGAGGTTTTATACGTAGGCAAAGCGAAGAATCTAGACAAACGGATCCGCAATTATCTCAAAGAAAAACATCCCGATATCAAAACCCGCGCGTTGCAGAGAGAAATTTTCGACCTGGACTGGATTGCGACCGGAACCGAAAAGGAAGCGCTGATCTTAGAAGCGACTCTCATCAAAAAACACAATCCGCGTTTCAACGTCCGTCTCAAAGACGACAAAAAGTACCCGTATATCTGCGTTTCCCTCTCAGAACCCTATCCGATGGTGTATATCACTAGAAAACTCAAGGACAACGGAGATCGTTACTTCGGTCCGTATTCGGACGTACGATCCACTCGGGAAACGTTAGACATTATCTTAAGAATTTTTCCGGTCCGCAAAACGAGACAGGTTCTTCCTTTGCCCAAACCCAGAAGACCTTGTTTGAACTTCGATATGGGCCGTTGTCTCGGACCTTGTCAAGGAACCATTCCAGTAGAAGATTATAAAGTCGTAATAGACCAAGTGATTCAATTCCTGGAAGGAAAAAAGGAATCCCTTGCGGGAGATTTGAGCGTCAAGATGTCATCCGCTTCCGATCGGATGGATTTCGAAAAGGCCGCTCGTTATCGCGACATGCTGCAGCGGATCAATAACTTCCGGGAAAAACAAACCGTCGTCAGTACGGAAGGCGGGGACGAGGACGTGATCGGTTTTGCGAGAAAGCAGGACGAGGGTCAGGTGATTCTTTTGGAAGTGAGGGGAGGAAGACTCGAAACCAAAAAGTCCTTTCCGATCCAGGGTGTGCAGGATGCGGAAGATTCCGAAATCATCGGCGCGTTCTTTCGCGATTATTATTTGAACGCGGCCTTGGTTCCGCCTTCGATTTTTATTCCCACGGATATCAAAGAAGAAGTTTCCGCGGTCATCGACGTTCTTCAGGAAAAAACGGGATTTAGACCCAAGCTCAAATCTCCCCGCAGCGGAGACAAACGTTCTCTCTTAAAGATCGCCGAGAAAAACGCCGAACTCAGTCTCACGGAAAGAATGCTCGCGACCCATTACAGGGACCAAAGCGCTGCCTTAAAGGAAATCCAAGAGATGTTTTCCCTCGAACGTCCGCCGCATATCATCGAATGTTATGACATCAGTCACTTTCAAGGTTCTCAGCCGGTTGCAAGCGGGGTTATGTTTGTGGAAGGAAAACCCTTCAAACAAGGATACAGAAAGTACAATATGCGAGGCTACGAGGGGATCAACGATCCCGGGATGATCCACGAGGTGATTTCCAGACGCTTGCAAAGAATCATCAACGAAGAAGGAGTATTTCCGGATTTGATGGTGATCGACGGAGGTCCTACCCAGTT
The window above is part of the Leptospira yasudae genome. Proteins encoded here:
- a CDS encoding phospho-sugar mutase, giving the protein MNHPESLIHSWTQDPFPSGVRTEATRALEKFSNGESGPDVEAFSVPLEFGTGGMRGRLGNGIGRMNEFTVGRAALGFVGYLSKKTKKASIVIAYDSRRRSKEFAEVTAGIAASLGVKVILFNEVTPTPLLSYAIRYYKATGGVVITASHNPPDYNGFKAYLADGGQLVPPDDKKIISKIESIHDWNSISILSPKDPLYKKMVKPAGKDCFASYKKELSKAGILSSSLKPKERAALKVVYSPLHGTGGKAMKELLNGFGYKNVFLVPEQKDPNGEFPTVKYPNPEEPEAMELSKKFAIAKGAHAFIATDPDADRLGIGVKNSKGEYVLLNGNQIGSIMAAYLCEAYASGKKKKKAVLIKTIVTTDLQENIAKKNKVKYKNVLTGFKFIAQVMAKIDKSKTDFFLFGGEESFGYLPVSFVRDKDSLSSALLLLEILTEKKDLLQYMDEIYLKYGLFQESLKSLTLEGSAGKEKIRKSLESLRTVDLLGKQIHQRKIVGVLDYKTQTAKGNASKSAFAGCPSSDVIQVVLEGNAKLTIRPSGTEPKIKIYSSFQSLNAPKNQGEIRTLTADLLGEIKASEEIFLKLAGLS
- a CDS encoding phosphoribosylanthranilate isomerase; its protein translation is MNRHSNETAKVKICGIRDLEIARICREEGADYVGLNFVPSSPRKIELAEARKIVEFYRSQENSPEIVLLFYKNSLEEMKTVISSLDHDFIQWVWDDTSVTPSIRETLFRKRQICSYRVSAPITNEDLQSVVPGELLILDSYSKGAGGGTGETFNWEYVQGIERNFLLAGGLTPSNVAQAIRSVRPFGVDVASGVESSPGIKDAQKVIQFIRNAKSAL
- a CDS encoding polyphenol oxidase family protein, yielding MAIFHSFPIAEGKKIKILIAGKKDLPNESLDLQTQKREIAKLTGVSESNVFILDQVHGDTVFDADRSDASSFEKGDAWIGDASGKILCIKTADCLPLFFWSEQSPKFVAIHSGWKGTLAGITEKTLRLAFDRSILSNGTLLGYLGPCASGLRYEVGEDVALLFREEFPNCLQETKPGKFLLDLESFLKFRLEKNGISVVLQSERICTMEKDSDFFSHRRKDVGRNLNLIWKEG
- the rpmB gene encoding 50S ribosomal protein L28, coding for MARRCEVTGKGTVAGNNVSHSHIKTRRTWKVNLIKKRIFLEDENRWVTVRLSTRALRTLRKKGIKAAIKDNGGSLGVLAPKKYAGIQKQAPKKA
- a CDS encoding pyridoxal phosphate-dependent aminotransferase is translated as MQPGEFWIEERLEKYRKTAPCNLGESGVRNRTFGELLSALELSPDVLNSISLEDAPNRGDLTLREEIAKLYAGLHADRILVTTGTGEALYILFHLLCKKGSVVSYLDPAFQALYEIPKMIGAVLEPVSLLETMDQNPDSSLPEFCVWELFARGKNLVIFNHPHNPSGLSLRAAEIERLREFASEHKGWILFDEHYRFLDFQNDLSWTGAGLNERTVSTGSITKCFGVMGLRIGWMTGPVELIERARSFKDYLTHTVSPISEFLTLQILKNRERLISPIKTSILQNIQNFESVWRGLPGLESFVPPGGGVVSFVKLKKGIDSSKYADALISQCGVFVLPGRDFECEGWIRIGFGETNERFQAGIDRWKELKL
- a CDS encoding response regulator — protein: MKAGVAPNGRPYQVLIAENSRFQAKQLAQILESEGYQVIGFAENGKELVQLYDQHRLVDLITLDLNLPVMDGYATFFEIKDKGVLPRIIIVSEENTPAVLKNLIDEGAMDYIPKPVKREKVLEKVNAAIKKVPKV
- a CDS encoding aspartate aminotransferase family protein, yielding MNETDIHKELFEHTKELADHYLLNTYSRYNVAFRYGVNELLFDFDNKQYIDFHCGVAVTNLGHADPDIIEVVRSQADKLFHTSNLFYSEEAAKLAELLILNSFPGKVFLTNSGTEAIEGAFKLARKYATSKSIVDPIILSLEKSFHGRSVSGMSLTGQDKIRKGYGELLKGIEFIEPNNDEALVAAFERYQGRIVALIEEPILGESGIIPLSNSFLTLSRELTAENDALLIFDEIQTGIGRTGTLFAFETMGFSPDAMTLAKGLGSGFPIGALIVGEKYQDLFTQGSHGSTFGGNHLAAAIAYETIRIIQTREILNNVNLCSDIAFTRLNDMKERYPVISEVRGKGLHIGVVLKVPSRPIAEACLAAGLVVNATADNVIRIMPPLTISSDFLNQGLDIFESVLKQN
- the leuB gene encoding 3-isopropylmalate dehydrogenase; amino-acid sequence: MKNVAVLSGDGIGPEVMEVALSVLKKALGAKASEFNFKEGYVGGIAIDKTGHPLPPETLKLCEESSAILFGSVGGPKWESLPPEKQPERGALLPLRKHFDLFANIRPAIIYPELKKASPVRADIIGDGLDILILRELTGGIYFGQPKGREGSGQEEFAYDTMKYSRREIERITRVAFQAARKRNNKVTSIDKANVLTTSVFWKEVVIDLHKKEFSDVQLNHLYVDNAAMQLIVNPKQFDVVLCENMFGDILSDEASIITGSIGMLPSASLSESGFGLYEPSGGSAPDIAGKGVANPIAQVLSAALMLRYSFSMEEEAAKIESAVRKTIASGKRTRDIAEAGSTVVGTKEIGQVIESFL